Proteins encoded within one genomic window of Aspergillus nidulans FGSC A4 chromosome VII:
- a CDS encoding DNA-directed RNA polymerase core subunit RPC40 (transcript_id=CADANIAT00009122) yields MAPLVPSHEELERRRIVNVNAETVTNIASTDFPGHWPGESHEWNLDKFRDGFRVDFHQNKKFEASFSLIGLDASIANAFRRIVMAEVPTLAIEWVYIHNNTSVIQDEVLAQRLGLIPLQGSVEGLNWMQWYNKGSEDEPGSGSDLADYNTVVLRLDVECTKNPNASRDETDPRKLYKNAHVYAKDIVFHPVGRQEEFFTGEGAIRAVNPDILVAKLRPGQKIELEMHCIKGIGADHAKFSPVATATYRLMPVIQILRPIIGEDAKKFAKCFPKGVIGLEPITAEDERQNAEYRGRGGELKAVVRDAFNDTVSRECLRHDEFKGKVKLGRIRDHFIFNIESTGQFDSDVLFLESVKVLKLKCARWKRGLTDLMR; encoded by the exons ATGGCTCCCCTAGTCCCGTCGCATGAAGAGCTTGAACGCAGACGT ATTGTCAACGTTAACGCAGAGACGGTCACTAACATCGCTTCTACTGATTTCCCCGGCCACTGGCCAGGCGAGTCGCACGAATGGAATCTTGATAAATTCAGAGAT GGCTTCCGGGTCGACTTCCACCAAAACAAGAAGTTCGAGGCTTCTTTTTCCTTGATCGGTTTGGATGCCTCTATCGCAAACGCATTCCGTCGCATTGTCATGGCTGAAGTGCCTACTCTCGCTATTGAATGGGTATACATTCACAATAACACCTCTGTCATTCAAGATGAGGTGCTTGCACAGCGGCTTGGTCTTATCCCTCTTCAGGGTTCAGTCGAAGGCCTCAACTGGATGCAGTGGTACAACAAGGGCAGCGAAGATGAGCCTGGCAGCGGTAGCGACCTGGCAGATTACAACACCGTCGTTCTGCGTCTCGACGTCGAATGTACCAAGAACCCGAATGCATCCCGTGACGAAACAGACCCTCGCAAACTGTACAAGAACGCACACGTCTACGCCAAGGATATCGTTTTCCACCCTGTCGGCCGCCAAGAAGAGTTCTTCACCGGTGAAGGCGCCATTCGAGCTGTGAACCCCGATATTCTCGTTGCTAAGCTTCGCCCTGGGCAGAAGATAGAGTTGGAAATGCACTGTATTAAAGGCATTGGAGCAGATCATGCCAAATTCTCCCCGGTAGCGACAGCGACTTATCGTCTGATGCCGGTCATCCAGATTTTGCGCCCTATCATTGGAGAGGACGCGAAGAAATTCGCCAAATGCTTCCCTAAGGGAGTTATTGGTCTTGAGCCCATCACCGCTGAGGATGAGCGGCAAAACGCTGAATATCGTGGTCGTGGCGGCGAGCTTAAGGCCGTTGTTCGCGATGCTTTCAATGATACCGTTAGCAGGGAGTGCTTACGACATGATGAATTCAAAGGCAAGGTCAAGTTGGGCCGGATTCGCGATcacttcatcttcaacattGAAAGCACTGGACAGTTTGACAGCGacgttctcttcctcgaaagcgtgaaggtgctgaagcTCAAATGTGCACGGTGGAAGCGGGGCTTGACGGACCTCATGCGATAG
- a CDS encoding NEDD8-activating protein UBA3 (transcript_id=CADANIAT00009123), with protein sequence MGAGNQWKYLYEVLSKSGPFSDPDWVPGNETIKSLEESKILVMQFLFRQSDIGKPKAEVAAAFVERRVKGVKITPFVGKIQDKDEDYYMQFKIIVCGLDSIEARRWINSTLVGMVDIDNPESLKPLIDGGTEGFKGQARVILPTLTSCIECQLDMHAPRPAVPLCTIATIPRQPQHCIEWAHQIAWQDKRKDDTFDSDDMEHIGWVYNAALERAKEFNISGVTFQMTQGVVKNIIPAIASTNAVIAAATTSEALKIATSCNPFLENYMMYAGEEGVYTYTFEAEKKPDCPVCGNLARKITVNPDATLEEFIETLGERPEAQLKKPSLRTEEKTLYQRFPPQLEEQTRPHLKQKLRDLIVSGQEVAVSDPAYTIDFRFQLVFG encoded by the exons ATGGGAGCGGGGAATCAATG GAAATATCTCTACGAGGTATTGTCAAAGTCGGGTCCTTTTTCAGATCCTGACTGGGTTCCTGGAAATGAAACAATAAAGTCCCTAGAGGAATCTAAGATCTT GGTGAT GCAGTTTCTATTTCGTCAATCTGACATAGGCAAACCCAAAGCAGAGGTTGCCGCCGCATTTGTTGAGAGACGAGTCAAAGGTGTCAAGATTACACCCTTTGTTGGCAAAATCCAGGATAAGGATGAAGACTATTACATGCAGTTCAAGATAATTGTCTGTGGTCTTGACAGCATCGAAGCTCGACGGTGGATTAATTCCACGTTAGTCGGAATGGTTGACATAGACAATCCAGAGAGCCTAAAGCCTTTAATTGACGGCGGAACAGAAG GATTCAAGGGTCAGGCGCGTGTCATTTTACCTACCCTCACATCATGTATCGAGTGTCAACTCGATATGCACGCTCCCCGCCCGGCGGTACCGCTCTGCACTATCGCCACTATTCCCCGCCAGCCTCAGCATTGCATTGAATGGGCACACCAGATAGCATGGCAGGATAAACGCAAGGATGATACGTTTGACAGTGATGACATGGAGCACATCGGTTGGGTATACAATGCCGCGCTTGAACGAGCTAAAGAATTCAATATTTCCGGGGTGACCTTTCAGATGACGCAAGGCGTGGTGAAGAACATCATTCCGGCTATCGCATCAACAAACGCCGTCATCGCAGCCGCCACAACATCTGAAGCGTTGAAGATCGCTACCTCTTGCAATCCCTTCTTAGAGAACTACATGATgtatgctggggaggaaGGCGTATACACTTACACTTTTGAAGCGGAAAAGAAGCCAGACTGCCCTGTCTGTGGTAACCTCGCACGCAAGATAACAGTGAACCCTGATGCCACGTTGGAGGAATTCATTGAGACGCTTGGGGAGCGACCCGAGGCacagctgaagaagccgagcttgagaacGGAAGAGAAGACCCTTTACCAGCGCTTCCCACCTCAATTGGAAGAGCAGACTCGGCCACACCTGAAACAAAAGCTTCGTGATCTTATTGTGAGTGGGCAGGAGGTTGCTGTGAGCGACCCTGCATACACGATCGATTTCCGCTTCCAGCTGGTTTTCGGGTAA
- a CDS encoding telomere length regulation TEL2 family protein (transcript_id=CADANIAT00009124) — MDKLITEIETIHHGQTPALTVREEKTKDFVSETKDATPTAESSSDSRSPAQILSTLKSTPRREELSAAIFALDPFNKRSSASSIDIRVPSPVSAQLLNALVTITIPDHWGSINAINRTGTGDTKLRGALLRCLSSVSGINCLVTQLRSLIAQSRASSRQADASGSGRRIRHILEVVSALLEPIDLVWRLYNDIDAVYGNATQKQVAWKELVSQLATGRLLSISAEATSLAGESDLPNKISWLGTGAQYASWLGANISHMASKLSVGNEEQWKAVASLTGRALSLGYTGPLVREIYHNLLVEQTHLEKYTALFDHLRWTEQLTVLDTIFRDIEKRCFSTESFSGNEKDLSEPIDDVAALCSALISKRASLESQLVDWLSDGQGGSIQTVSLRRAIIVNLAHQKANTQAILLAAGYLHRLNRDEVKSIGHTSVFLNAVSNRLAATSTRARFLGMIIGTAISQLIEEPGKAIKFDLEEMEGDEATWYLSLVNSSDKIGSLDSIRLPKIRAEARTSTTRPLGKSNQRTTKIVAVEEIDNSDEEGEDEDADLIPYEKPDEDPADEDDDPTLLQRNKPAAPVYIRDLIIYLRDTENLDRYELALATAPELIRRKAGFGTELAEHTEELGLVLVGLQEQSKFARFHELRLQSMIALIVSRPLKMARWFAAVFFDADLSQAQRSAVLIALGLSAREVAGVGADDAKAMGLPALSDTSFPSKRLPANLEAFYASPESPIASITRGIERASLQPIATEAADSVSGPKALKVRKFSSRMEVEKRRQQREAHRQKSTVKDLYKVLSEGFFYPLTGRFEIMMMQFTSSTAPSHNPFFVPHLLTLFIQTLTIIISTSGPHTPFLPTLTHQTLTFLLSLHARPLSSEPTILSALLSLFLAAIDLNLEFGTSGEERLVNEYAVQVMELREWVGEVFDQTPAVEDENDPRERVRTLAAGVMIKLGEVMERYQGRLMGVNSGFKY, encoded by the exons ATGGACAAGCTTATTACGGAGATAGAAACAATACACCATGGTCAGACTCCAGCTCTCACGGTTCGAGAGGAGAAGACCAAGGATTTCGTCTCAGAAACAAAAGACGCTACGCCAACTGCCGAGTCCAGTTCAGACTCGAGGTCACCAGCTCAGATTCTATCAACACTGAAATCAACCCCCCGTCGTGAGGAACTTTCCGCTGCCATATTTGCTCTAGATCCCTTCAATAAGAGATCTTCAGCAAGCAGTATCGATATTAGAGTCCCAAGCCCTGTGTCAGCCCAGCTGCTCAATGCTCTAGTCACCATTACAATCCCCGATCATTGGGGCTCTATCAACGCAATCAATAGAACAGGAACAGGCGATACCAAGCTTCGAGGTGCTCTCCTGAGGTGTCTCAGCAGTGTTTCAGGAATCAATTGTTTGGTGACACAGCTCCGTTCCCTCATAGCCCAGTCGCGGGCATCCTCCAGACAGGCAGACGCATCAGGAAGCGGACGCCGAATCAGGCACATTCTGGAAGTTGTTTCCGCTCTGCTGGAACCCATAGATCTAGTGTGGCGCCTTTACAATGATATTGATGCAGTCTACGGGAATGCTACCCAGAAGCAAGTGGCGTGGAAAGAACTTGTCTCTCAACTGGCAACTGGCAGGTTACTCTCAATTTCAGCAGAAGCTACTTCACTAGCTGGGGAGTCAGATCTTCCGAACAAAATTTCTTGGCTTGGAACCGGGGCCCAGTATGCCTCGTGGTTAGGAGCCAACATTTCCCATATGGCCTCCAAGCTTAGCGTTGGCAACGAGGAACAATGGAAGGCAGTCGCCTCACTCACAGGAAGGGCACTGAGTCTTGGGTATACTG GGCCTTTGGTGAGAGAAATATATCATAATCTTCTAGTCGAGCAAACACACTTGGAAAAGTACACCGCACTATTTGACCATCTTCGGTGGACAGAGCAATTAACCGTGTTGGACACCATATTCCGTGATATCGAGAAAAGATGCTTTTCTACAGAGAGTTTTAGTGGGAATGAGAAGGACCTGAGTGAACCTATAGATGACGTCGCCGCTTTATGTTCAGCCTTGATATCAAAACGAGCTAGTCTGGAAAGCCAACTAGTAGATTGGCTTTCAGATGGCCAAGGGGGCTCCATTCAGACAGTGTCATTAAGAAGGGCTATCATTGTCAATTTGGCACACCAGAAAG CAAACACTCAAGCCATTCTTCTTGCCGCAGGCTATCTACATCGCCTTAACCGAGATGAAGTGAAGAGCATTGGACATACAAGTGTCTTCCTCAACGCTGTATCCAACCGCTTAGCAGCGACCTCCACACGGGCCCGCTTCCTCGGAATGATCATTGGCACTGCGATCTCGCAGCTTATTGAGGAACCCGGTAAAGCAATCAAATTTGAtctcgaagagatggagggcGATGAGGCTACATGGTACTTGAGTCTTGTTAATTCTAGCGACAAAATTGGGTCTCTGGACTCCATTAGATTGCCAAAAA TCAGGGCCGAAGCGCGCACAAGCACTACACGTCCTCTTGGGAAGTCTAACCAACGTACAACAAAAATTGTGGCAGTTGAAGAGATAGACAATtcggatgaggagggtgaagacgaggatgctgATTTGATACCTTATGAAAAACCTGACGAAGATCCggctgatgaggacgacgaccCAACGCTTCTGCAGCGGAATAAACCGGCTGCGCCAGT GTACATCCGCGACCTTATAATATACCTTCGGGACACAGAGAACCTAGACCGTTACGAACTTGCCCTCGCAACAGCCCCAGAACTAATCAGACGTAAGGCCGGCTTTGGTACAGAGCTCGCCGAACACACAGAAGAATTGGGTCTCGTGCTCGTCGGCCTACAAGAGCAAAGCAAGTTCGCGAGGTTTCATGAACTCCGTCTTCAGAGCATGATTGCTCTTATAGTGTCGCGGCCTCTCAAGATGGCCCGCTGGTTTGCCGCCGTATTCTTTGACGCCGACCTATCCCAAGCGCAGCGGTCAGCGGTCCTTATTGCCCTAGGCCTCAGCGCCAGAGAGGTGGCTGGAGTCGGGGCGGATGACGCGAAAGCAATGGGACTCCCGGCCCTATCAGATACCTCCTTCCCTTCGAAGCGACTTCCGGCTAATCTCGAAGCGTTCTACGCCAGCCCCGAGTCTCCCATAGCGAGCATAACAAGGGGCATTGAGCGAGCATCACTTCAGCCAATCGCGACAGAGGCAGCAGACTCCGTTTCTGGTCCAAAAGCGCTCAAAGTACGCAAGTTCTCCTCCCGTATGGAAGTCGAGAAAAGGCGCCAGCAGCGCGAGGCGCACCGTCAGAAGTCCACAGTGAAAGACCTATATAAGGTTCTCTCAGAGGGCTTCTTCTATCCATTGACCGGGCGTTTTGAGATCATGATGATGCAGTTCACTTC CTCAACAGCCCCCTCCCACAACCCTTTCTTCGTCCCGCATCTACttaccctcttcatccaaaCCCTCACCATCATTATCTCAACAAGCGGTCCACATACCCCCTTCCTGCCCACGCTAACTCATCAAACTCTGACATTCCTCCTCTCTCTGCACGCGCGCCCTCTATCCTCAGAGCCAACGATCCTTTCAGCACTCCTCTCACTCTTCCTCGCGGCGATTGATCTGAATCTTGAATTTGGAACGTCCGGGGAAGAGAGACTCGTAAATGAATATGCAGTGCAGGTAATGGAACTTAGAGAGTGGGTGGGGGAGGTCTTTGACCAGACGCCAGCggtggaggatgagaatgatcCGCGGGAGCGGGTGAGGACATTGGCGGCAGGGGTTATGATCAAGCTGGGGGAGGTTATGGAGAGGTATCAGGGGAGGTTGATGGGTGTTAATTCGGGGTTTAAGTACTAG
- a CDS encoding tethering complex ATP-binding subunit VPS33 (transcript_id=CADANIAT00009125), protein MAPFPGSDADNIKDKARKGLLNLLEGVRGKKNLVISQGLAGPVGLFVKFSQLQEYGVDRVFLLENGNVDSSQRNVVFLAYAEKIRQVRAVAEQIQRLQRNSSIDHEFSIFWVPRRTLVSNNILESAGIIGDVSIAELPLYFFPLEQDVLSLELDDSFADLYLHKDPGCIFHSAKALMAIQQRHGYFPRIVGKGDHARRLADLLLRMRKEIDAEESSGLTGLSFRGLLPSSSIESLIIIDREVDFGTPLLTQLTYEGLIDELVGIKHNQADIDTTIAGASSTPQAQESSKASQQAKQGQKRKIQLDSSDQLFSQLRDANFAIVGDILNKVARRLETDYESRHTAKTTTELREFVNKLPSYQLEHQSLRVHTNLAEEIMKNTRSDTFRKILEVQQNDAAGADPTYQHPLIEELIARDIPLKTILRLLCLESCMSGGLRPKDLESFKRQVVHAYGHQHLLTFSALEKMELLQPRSSATTMLIPGTGTQTGSKTNYAYFRKNLRLVVEEVSEKEPEDIAYVYSGFAPLSIRLVQCVLQKSYVMSLMKGGPAAHANTASPGWLGYEDVVKSARGSTFSIVQKGDDKAVRARQTLSGNNAAKTVYVFFLGGITFTEIAALRFIAAQEAPRRNIVICTTGIINGDRMMDAALEKGGFALTES, encoded by the exons ATGGCACCATTCCCTGGGTCTGATGCCGACAATATCAAGGACAAGGCCCGTAAAGGCTTGCTGAATCTTCTCGAAGGC GTCCgtgggaagaagaacctgGTGATTAGCCAGGGGCTTGCTGGGCCCGTCGGGCTTTTTGTCAAGTTTTcgcagcttcaggagtaTGGCGTAGACCGGGTATTCTTGCTTGAAAATGGAAATGTCGACTCTTCTCAGCGCAATGTGGTATTTCTAGCGTACGCCGAAAAGATCCGCCAGGTGCGGGCAGTGGCAG AGCAGATCCAAAGGCTTCAACGCAACAGCAGTATAGACCATGAATTTTCCATCTTTTGGGTTCCAAGACGGACCCTCGTAAGCAATAACATCCTAGAGAGCGCAGGCATCATTGGAGATGTGAGCATCGCTGAGCTGCCTCTTTACTTTTTTCCTCTAGAGCAGGACGTTCTTTCTTTGGAACTGGATGACTCTTTTGCGGACTTGTACCTG CACAAGGATCCTGGGTGCATCTTCCATTCCGCAAAGGCTCTTATGGCTATTCAACAGAGACATGGCTATTTTCCTCGGATAGTAGGCAAAGGCGATCATGCTCGACGACTCGCTGACCTCctgctgcggatgaggaaggagattgacGCAGAGGAAAGCTCAGGACTGACAGGACTGTCTTTCCGGGGACTTTTACCCAGCTCAAGCATTGAGAGTTTGATCATCATTGACCGAGAGGTGGACTTCGGCACCCCTCTGCTTACACAGCTAACGTATGAGGGTCTCATCGATGAGTTGGTAGGAATCAAGCACAACCAAGCGGACATTGATACGACAATTGCAGGGGCCAGCTCAACTCCCCAGGCCCAGGAGTCTTCCAAAGCATCTCAACAGGCTAAGCAAGGTCAAAAGCGGAAGATTCAGTTGGATTCGTCTGACCAACTGTTCAGTCAACTCCGTGACGCGAATTTTGCTATAGTCGGCGATATCCTGAATAAGGTAGCACGTCGATTAGAAACAGATTATGAGAGCCGTCATACAGCAAAAACGACAACTGAACTTCGCGAGTTTGTGAATAAACTACCATCATATCAACTCGAACATCAAAGCTTGAGAGTTCACACCAACCTCGCTGAGGAAATCATGAAAAACACGCGCTCAGACACTTTCCGCAAGATCCTCGAAGTGCAACAGAACGACGCTGCAGGCGCCGACCCAACTTACCAACATCCTCTCATTGAGGAACTCATCGCCCGGGATATTCCACTGAAGACAATCCTCCGTTTGCTTTGTCTCGAATCATGCATGTCCGGTGGCCTACGGCCTAAAGACCTCGAGAGTTTTAAACGCCAAGTCGTCCACGCATACGGGCACCAACACCTGCTAACATTCAGTgctttggagaagatggagcttctccagccccGGTCGTCTGCAACCACAATGCTAATTCCCGGCACGGGCACCCAAACGGGATCGAAAACAAACTACGCCTACTTTCGCAAAAATCTTCGCCTGGTCGTCGAAGAAGTTAGCGAGAAGGAACCTGAAGATATCGCTTATGTCTACAGCGGTTTCGCCCCTCTCAGCATTCGCCTTGTGCAGTGCGTCTTGCAGAAATCATACGTCATGTCGCTTATGAAAGGTGGCCCGGCTGCGCACGCGAATACCGCATCCCCAGGCTGGCTTGGATATGAAGATGTGGTGAAGAGTGCGCGTGGATCGACGTTCAGTATTGTCCAAAAGGGCGACGATAAAGCGGTTCGTGCGCGGCAGACACTGAGTGGTAACAATGCGGCTAAGACCGTGTATGTGTTCTTCCTCGGAGGGATCACATTTACGGAAATCGCGGCATTGCGGTTCATTGCGGCACAGGAGGCGCCGAGGCGGAACATTGTGATTTGTACTACGGGAATCATTAATGGAGATCGGATGATGGATGCTGCGCTTGAGAAGGGGGGGTTTGCCTTGACTGAGTCTTGA